One genomic region from Syngnathus typhle isolate RoL2023-S1 ecotype Sweden linkage group LG17, RoL_Styp_1.0, whole genome shotgun sequence encodes:
- the LOC133170980 gene encoding immediate early response gene 2 protein-like has translation MREANAQTDSWGTSTDKSTDMEVSAQALRIYYTSWGKLHSSRIQRGGQRLHRSLMLIQMIESSTDLYYSALAIAQSGQRVADNPAETFTAASNEDERKETMEACLAISQ, from the exons ATGCGCGAAGCAAACGCACAAACGGACTCATGGGGAACTTCGACAGACAAG TCGACAGACATGGAGGTGAGCGCCCAGGCCTTAAGGATCTATTACACGTCTTGGGGGAAACTGCACAGCTCCCGCATTCAGAGAGGAGGACAGCGTCTTCACAGGAGCCTCATGCTCATCCAAATGATCGAATCCTCCACTGACCTCTACTACTCTGCTCTGGCCATCGCGCAAAGCGGCCAACGGGTGGCTGACAATCCCGCAGAGACCTTCACAGCCGCTAGCAATGAGGACGAGCGCAAGGAGACCATGGAAGCGTGCCTCGCTATCTCCCAgtga